A single region of the Saprospiraceae bacterium genome encodes:
- a CDS encoding phosphoheptose isomerase: MEDKKSHQLQSAFNEKGEAISPVLPSNVKNFLIDIDGTVCDDIPNEEPERMLTTLPYPDALKILNKWFEEGHIITFFTSRTEEHREVTEIWLRKHDFKYHSLLMNKPRGGNYHWIDNHIVKATRFKGKFTDLVVENHGIEVFKD, from the coding sequence ATGGAAGATAAAAAATCACACCAGCTACAATCAGCATTTAATGAAAAAGGGGAAGCCATTAGCCCTGTTTTGCCTAGCAATGTAAAAAATTTCCTCATAGATATTGACGGGACGGTCTGTGATGATATTCCAAATGAGGAGCCTGAACGAATGTTGACAACATTACCCTATCCCGATGCCTTGAAAATTTTAAACAAGTGGTTTGAAGAAGGGCACATTATCACCTTTTTTACTTCCAGAACCGAGGAGCATCGTGAAGTAACCGAAATATGGCTCCGAAAACACGACTTCAAATACCATAGCCTTTTGATGAATAAGCCGAGGGGCGGAAATTACCACTGGATCGATAACCATATCGTGAAAGCTACCCGATTTAAAGGTAAATTTACAGACCTGGTTGTTGAAAACCACGGCATCGAAGTATTTAAGGACTAG
- a CDS encoding NRDE family protein — protein MCTVTYIPRQAGNFMLTSNRDEQASRSPQQLTQVEQNGQQLVFPRDTAAGGTWIASSDANRVVCLLNGAFEAHDRKPPYRRSRGLMLLDFFSFKKTGDFFRNYLFHGMEAFTMIIVERGQLWEFRWDEKQQFITQLDEEKPHIWSSATLYNANVRQKRQQWFDDWIKENRIFNPENILHFHKTAGDGDPWNDVVMNRNDVVQTVSITRILKLADRIDTMYYELLTNQVRTAEILLQRELVVSAED, from the coding sequence ATGTGCACGGTCACCTACATTCCACGTCAAGCAGGTAATTTTATGCTTACCTCCAATCGAGATGAACAGGCTTCTCGTTCGCCTCAGCAATTGACACAAGTGGAACAAAATGGTCAACAGCTGGTTTTCCCTAGGGATACCGCAGCTGGAGGTACCTGGATTGCCTCCTCTGATGCCAATCGGGTGGTTTGCCTCCTAAATGGTGCATTCGAAGCGCATGATAGAAAACCTCCTTACCGCCGAAGTAGAGGGTTGATGCTACTTGACTTTTTTTCTTTTAAAAAAACAGGGGATTTTTTCAGGAATTATCTTTTCCACGGGATGGAAGCCTTTACGATGATCATTGTAGAACGAGGACAGCTTTGGGAGTTTCGTTGGGATGAAAAGCAACAGTTCATTACCCAACTTGATGAAGAAAAACCCCATATCTGGTCATCGGCCACCTTATATAATGCCAATGTTCGACAAAAAAGGCAACAATGGTTTGATGATTGGATCAAGGAAAATCGCATTTTCAACCCTGAAAACATCCTCCATTTCCATAAAACAGCAGGCGATGGTGATCCGTGGAATGATGTTGTCATGAACCGAAATGACGTAGTACAGACCGTTAGTATTACGCGTATCCTTAAATTAGCAGATCGTATTGACACCATGTATTACGAATTATTAACAAATCAGGTGCGAACTGCAGAAATATTACTACAACGTGAATTGGTGGTATCAGCTGAAGACTAA
- a CDS encoding SDR family oxidoreductase → MPFTVLITGATKGIGRALAETFAENGFHLALTARNEKALKVIQATFKEKYPEISVFIKAADLQQVAQVEELIQFVKGAWPKLDVLINNAGIFYQAPLLEEPENRLSEMMDLNLFAPYYLCRAFAPQMRTNGQGHIFNICSIASQTVFPGSGSYAITKFALLGLTKALRQELLDSKVKVTAVLPGATWTASWEASGVSPERLMAAKEIAEAVWQIWKIGPSAVVEEIVLRPQQGDL, encoded by the coding sequence ATGCCCTTTACTGTACTCATTACTGGAGCTACCAAAGGAATTGGCCGCGCTTTGGCCGAAACTTTTGCTGAGAATGGATTCCATTTAGCCCTGACTGCACGAAATGAAAAAGCACTAAAAGTTATTCAGGCAACATTCAAAGAAAAATATCCTGAAATAAGTGTATTCATCAAAGCGGCTGACCTCCAGCAAGTGGCACAAGTTGAGGAATTGATACAGTTTGTAAAAGGTGCTTGGCCAAAACTCGATGTTTTAATCAATAATGCTGGCATTTTTTACCAGGCGCCCCTGCTGGAGGAACCAGAAAACCGCCTTTCGGAAATGATGGATCTTAATCTTTTTGCACCTTATTATCTCTGTAGGGCCTTTGCGCCTCAGATGAGGACAAACGGACAGGGCCATATTTTCAACATTTGTTCTATTGCCAGCCAAACGGTTTTTCCCGGGTCAGGGTCTTACGCCATCACTAAGTTCGCCTTGCTAGGCTTAACTAAAGCACTGCGCCAGGAACTATTGGACAGCAAAGTCAAAGTAACGGCTGTTTTACCTGGCGCTACTTGGACGGCCTCCTGGGAAGCGTCGGGCGTCTCACCGGAACGCCTCATGGCTGCCAAAGAAATAGCCGAAGCAGTTTGGCAAATATGGAAGATCGGCCCCTCTGCCGTGGTGGAAGAAATTGTTTTGCGTCCTCAACAGGGAGACCTTTAG
- a CDS encoding TIGR01777 family oxidoreductase, giving the protein MTNVLIAGGTGLIGNRLSQLLTDKGYRVLHLSRNPKSNSTYPTYYWDPAKGQIDEAAILQADYIINLAGAGIADAPWTAARKKLIIDSRVQGNELLLSIFKTLGHQPKAFLSGAAIGYYGDRGEQLLTEEDGPGEGFLSESCIQWEESIKQIMHTGIRTVAIRIGLVLSTQGGALAKMLLPLYGLTSTYFGNGQQWYSWIHIDDLCRLFIFALEKENISGIYNGVAPNPVRNKTLAKQLPKAKGVPALVVSAPAFVLRTLMGEMASAVLTGTKVSAQKIMEAGFVFAHPQSEEALQHLLQQDL; this is encoded by the coding sequence ATGACAAATGTTCTAATTGCAGGAGGAACAGGACTTATCGGAAATCGCCTTAGTCAATTGCTAACAGATAAGGGCTATCGAGTCCTTCATCTTAGCAGGAACCCAAAGTCGAATAGCACTTACCCTACCTACTATTGGGATCCTGCAAAAGGGCAAATCGATGAAGCTGCCATCCTGCAGGCTGACTATATCATCAACCTCGCGGGTGCGGGGATCGCTGATGCCCCCTGGACCGCTGCTCGCAAAAAACTGATTATTGATAGTCGGGTACAAGGTAATGAATTGCTTTTGTCTATTTTCAAAACATTAGGACACCAGCCCAAAGCCTTTCTGTCTGGAGCAGCCATTGGCTACTACGGCGACAGAGGTGAGCAACTGCTTACCGAAGAAGATGGCCCTGGCGAAGGTTTTTTGTCCGAAAGCTGCATACAGTGGGAAGAGAGCATCAAGCAGATCATGCATACAGGTATCCGCACTGTGGCCATTAGAATCGGGTTGGTATTGTCTACCCAAGGTGGTGCCTTGGCAAAAATGCTTTTACCGCTTTATGGCCTAACCAGCACCTATTTCGGAAATGGGCAACAATGGTATTCCTGGATACACATAGATGATCTCTGCCGACTATTTATATTCGCCTTGGAAAAGGAAAACATCTCTGGTATTTACAATGGGGTGGCGCCTAATCCTGTGCGCAATAAAACCCTCGCCAAACAATTACCTAAAGCCAAGGGAGTGCCGGCCCTGGTAGTATCGGCTCCGGCCTTTGTCCTGCGCACCTTAATGGGAGAAATGGCCAGCGCTGTACTAACGGGCACAAAAGTATCAGCTCAGAAAATCATGGAAGCAGGATTTGTCTTTGCACATCCCCAATCAGAAGAAGCGCTCCAACACCTGCTTCAACAAGACCTTTAA
- a CDS encoding M23 family metallopeptidase, with protein sequence MTQETKQGGSRWEALKDRLQDTYRLVVMNNETFEEVSSYRLSLLNVYVLLSSLLVVMAIIVWILIAATPLKKYIPGYGSIQQDSEIQELYQQMDEMEKELVAQRRFSENFRRILVGEVETEEDVPEGEPEKVDTVTEIPRAPILDQLQREAARSEIGGELQEGRTTNLSPRDIPLEQMFFTAPLRGTVSAKYNPEEDHFGVDILAPKNTAIQAAMDGYVFLSDWTLETGNTIGIQHANNTITFYKHNSSLLKPAGSYVKAGEAVAIIGNTGTLSNGPHLHFELWYKGKSVNPIDYLELE encoded by the coding sequence ATGACTCAGGAAACCAAGCAAGGAGGAAGCCGTTGGGAGGCACTCAAAGACCGCCTCCAGGATACCTATCGATTGGTCGTCATGAATAATGAGACTTTCGAAGAAGTGAGCTCTTATCGCCTTTCACTGCTCAATGTATATGTATTACTCAGCAGTTTGCTGGTCGTTATGGCAATAATAGTATGGATATTGATTGCCGCCACACCATTAAAGAAATACATTCCTGGCTATGGTTCCATTCAGCAAGATTCAGAAATTCAGGAATTATACCAGCAAATGGACGAGATGGAGAAGGAACTGGTGGCCCAGCGTCGGTTTAGTGAAAATTTCCGCCGTATTTTAGTGGGAGAAGTAGAAACCGAAGAAGATGTTCCTGAAGGAGAACCGGAAAAGGTAGATACCGTGACAGAAATACCACGGGCACCTATCCTGGATCAATTGCAAAGAGAGGCAGCCCGCTCAGAAATCGGAGGGGAATTGCAAGAAGGAAGGACGACTAACCTTTCGCCCAGAGATATTCCTTTGGAACAGATGTTTTTCACGGCACCACTTCGTGGAACGGTAAGTGCAAAATACAATCCAGAAGAAGACCATTTTGGCGTAGATATCTTGGCCCCAAAAAATACAGCTATCCAGGCAGCCATGGACGGCTATGTTTTTTTATCTGATTGGACACTCGAAACGGGAAATACAATCGGGATTCAACATGCTAATAATACCATTACCTTCTATAAGCATAACTCTTCTTTGCTCAAACCTGCAGGCAGTTATGTAAAAGCCGGAGAAGCCGTTGCCATTATTGGCAATACAGGAACCCTGTCAAATGGACCACACCTGCATTTTGAATTATGGTACAAAGGCAAATCGGTTAACCCTATAGATTATCTCGAATTGGAATAA
- a CDS encoding sodium:proton antiporter, protein MHLLAGIIILGIFAQWLAWRIKVPAILPLIIVGLVVGPLSTLVSENGEKWLEPIFNEASGMGLFPGESLFYFVSLAIGIILFEGGLTLKRRELAEVGPLILRLITLGSLVTFIGAGLGAHYIIGLRWPISFLFGALVIVTGPTVITPILQNIPLNRNVSTVLKWEGILIDPIGALVAVLVFEFVQTSEGGVAFTSHALVTFSQIILIGLALGALAAIGLYQLIKRDLIPHYLLNVFTLAAVLGVFVFSDFIAHESGLLTVVVMGMVLGNMDFPRLDEILSFKESLSVLLISILFILLAANIEMKDLNLIFKDWRGMGLLAFIAFFLRPIGIFLSTSASELNVQEKLFISWVGPRGIVAAGIASLFGIKLTQSGVEGAEYITPLVFMIVLGTVLLNATTARFVAKWLKVIQDTSDGILIIGAARASRIIAKYLHDNGRHVVLVDNNDAHITKAKGLGLEAFNTNIYTNDLSEYMELVDMGYLVAMTASPQVNAYVVKHYRKIFGENGTFRLITQEELKKDKVELPENGLFSYTDDFLNLNEVARDYPQMHEVLVSSVEQLQSLLKKMNREEHAIPIFLKYPNGQLQILSANPLEMPLDEGTLLVYMGKELAPASMD, encoded by the coding sequence ATGCATTTATTAGCGGGTATTATCATCTTGGGGATTTTTGCACAATGGCTGGCCTGGCGCATAAAAGTACCAGCCATTTTACCGCTTATCATTGTTGGTTTGGTCGTCGGACCACTGTCCACGCTCGTGAGTGAAAATGGAGAAAAGTGGCTGGAGCCCATTTTTAATGAAGCCTCAGGCATGGGTTTATTTCCAGGCGAATCGCTCTTTTATTTTGTTTCATTAGCCATTGGTATCATCTTATTTGAAGGTGGTTTAACGCTCAAGCGGCGAGAACTGGCTGAAGTGGGGCCACTCATATTGCGCCTCATTACACTTGGGTCTTTGGTCACCTTCATCGGTGCCGGCCTTGGTGCACATTATATCATTGGACTAAGGTGGCCAATCTCTTTTTTGTTTGGCGCTCTGGTGATTGTGACTGGACCTACCGTGATTACCCCCATTCTACAGAATATCCCATTGAACCGAAATGTATCTACTGTTTTAAAATGGGAGGGTATCCTAATTGACCCTATTGGCGCCTTGGTTGCTGTACTCGTTTTTGAATTTGTGCAAACTTCCGAAGGGGGAGTGGCTTTTACTTCCCATGCCTTGGTGACGTTTAGTCAGATCATTCTGATTGGACTGGCCTTGGGGGCTTTGGCCGCCATTGGTTTATACCAGTTGATCAAACGCGATCTTATTCCACATTATTTATTAAACGTATTCACCTTAGCCGCTGTCTTAGGCGTTTTTGTTTTTTCAGATTTTATTGCGCATGAGTCTGGTTTATTAACTGTTGTTGTGATGGGAATGGTTTTAGGAAATATGGATTTTCCAAGGTTGGATGAAATCCTGTCCTTCAAAGAATCACTTAGTGTATTATTGATTTCTATCCTATTCATTCTTCTGGCTGCTAATATTGAAATGAAAGACTTGAACTTGATTTTCAAAGACTGGAGAGGAATGGGGCTATTGGCTTTTATTGCTTTCTTTTTGCGGCCCATTGGCATCTTCCTCAGCACGAGTGCGTCCGAATTGAATGTTCAGGAAAAACTATTTATTTCTTGGGTAGGGCCTCGTGGGATTGTCGCGGCAGGGATCGCTTCGTTATTTGGTATCAAACTTACACAGAGTGGGGTAGAAGGTGCTGAATATATTACCCCATTGGTTTTTATGATTGTTTTGGGAACAGTTCTGCTCAATGCCACCACAGCTCGTTTCGTGGCCAAATGGCTCAAGGTAATTCAGGACACATCAGATGGCATCCTCATCATTGGGGCGGCTAGAGCTTCTCGCATTATTGCCAAATATCTCCACGATAACGGCCGCCATGTCGTTTTGGTGGATAATAATGATGCCCATATAACTAAGGCTAAGGGACTTGGACTGGAAGCCTTTAACACCAATATTTATACCAATGACCTCAGCGAATACATGGAATTGGTCGATATGGGCTATTTGGTGGCCATGACCGCTAGTCCCCAAGTTAACGCCTATGTCGTGAAACACTATCGCAAAATATTTGGCGAAAATGGCACCTTCCGGCTAATTACCCAGGAAGAACTGAAAAAAGACAAGGTCGAACTACCCGAAAATGGCTTATTCTCTTATACCGACGACTTCCTCAACCTCAATGAGGTGGCCAGGGATTACCCGCAAATGCATGAGGTGCTTGTTTCCTCAGTTGAGCAACTTCAGTCGCTGCTTAAAAAAATGAATAGGGAGGAACACGCCATCCCGATTTTCCTGAAATATCCCAATGGCCAATTGCAAATCCTCAGCGCCAATCCTTTGGAAATGCCGCTGGACGAAGGTACTCTATTGGTCTATATGGGCAAGGAATTAGCTCCCGCTTCAATGGATTGA
- a CDS encoding gliding motility-associated C-terminal domain-containing protein, producing the protein MKYCYLFLLLLACNIVFTQVYFCDQAGRVGIIDIEDCRYDYFRLNATYPPFDFGGTYTDIALHPDGRLFGTTYTFGGEQRLLVELSVQEGSVIDTLGVIPGENCSSLVCSPSGVLYMGYSELHSFDLATGNFTTHGYFPSNRRLLGDLLFLDGKLLGALGDIIVSKGYIYQLDIAVPTASELLMTFPVDIWVVGLAWQLDVNCDKRQLIGSHNKNGERITDMYLIDLENQRLDSICQVVLPLNAVIFGLTSADEFRQNCRLRLDLDRNNSSGRLIDHYYADSFCVVDFPIGDEDLVIQSAYEKIDSFAITVVGGVLSPGEEFLVSEGVPGLRVIGEGTDRLLVVNEGDVGNGEIEQFLRGVRFQIGAAAPQTGERILHTVLYAEGTASDIAKSFISVTIGEPPSAGEDTHVEVCYGEFRVDLFEAIGGNPRSGGRWEPSLYDGGNRFYALKDTSGIYRYIVQEGGCGADTALVEVLVHEEPPIGLGPEGQLVSVISACPGDTILWDISLPDAFTYWWLDGTQGPVATITAEGVYAGEVGETNGCFWYTKTFVDYVEPERTIETIRRCEGEVFLWQGEAYTQDTVLCAPMIDSHGCEGQHCVEVRFESPQEQQETLFFCRGSHPVVEGVAIGRDTSFCLPLSGPDCGTIRCITALFKPLAQGFERVELCEGESYWFGNQWLSSAGTYSTPMIAADGCDSIAHLELVIHPRFEQTIDTLITTGTSLQVGDMSFEEAGAYSIGLSTVAGCDSLVYLQLAVQSTQYYAPGLIRPNGSGWGQVFTIYTRHQQPATIRRLTIFNTWGQPLFEKENLAAGSESQAWKGTNNGHAKVPAGVYFYQAEVEDIAGKREMLKGKVVVVY; encoded by the coding sequence ATGAAGTATTGCTATCTGTTTTTACTTTTATTAGCATGTAATATAGTTTTTACGCAGGTATATTTCTGTGATCAGGCAGGTAGGGTAGGAATTATTGATATTGAAGACTGTCGCTACGACTATTTTCGTTTAAATGCTACATATCCTCCTTTCGACTTTGGGGGTACTTATACAGATATAGCTTTACATCCTGATGGGCGTCTATTTGGAACGACTTATACATTTGGCGGAGAGCAGCGGCTTTTGGTAGAACTAAGTGTTCAAGAAGGTAGCGTTATTGACACACTAGGTGTCATTCCTGGAGAGAATTGTAGTTCATTAGTATGCAGCCCGTCTGGGGTTTTATATATGGGATATAGCGAACTACATTCCTTCGATTTGGCAACTGGAAATTTTACAACCCATGGGTATTTTCCCTCAAATAGACGTTTATTAGGTGATTTACTATTTCTTGACGGAAAATTATTGGGGGCCTTGGGAGATATTATTGTAAGTAAAGGTTATATATATCAGTTGGATATTGCTGTGCCAACAGCGAGTGAATTATTAATGACTTTCCCTGTTGATATTTGGGTGGTTGGATTGGCTTGGCAATTGGATGTAAATTGTGATAAAAGACAATTAATTGGCAGTCATAATAAAAATGGAGAAAGAATAACAGACATGTACCTGATTGATCTTGAAAACCAAAGACTTGATAGTATTTGTCAGGTTGTACTTCCATTAAATGCCGTAATATTTGGCCTCACCAGCGCCGACGAATTCCGCCAAAACTGCCGCCTGCGGCTGGACCTTGACCGGAACAACAGCAGCGGTCGTTTGATCGACCATTATTATGCTGATTCCTTTTGTGTGGTTGATTTTCCGATAGGGGATGAAGACCTGGTGATCCAGAGCGCTTATGAAAAAATAGATTCGTTTGCTATTACCGTGGTAGGGGGTGTGCTGTCTCCTGGGGAGGAGTTTTTGGTGTCTGAAGGGGTGCCGGGGTTACGTGTAATAGGAGAAGGGACGGACCGTTTGTTGGTAGTCAATGAAGGAGATGTTGGCAATGGGGAGATCGAACAGTTTTTAAGGGGCGTTCGATTTCAGATAGGTGCTGCGGCGCCGCAGACGGGAGAGCGGATACTTCATACGGTACTTTATGCGGAGGGGACTGCCAGTGATATTGCCAAAAGTTTTATCAGTGTAACGATAGGCGAGCCGCCCAGTGCGGGTGAAGATACCCATGTGGAGGTTTGTTATGGCGAATTTCGGGTGGATTTGTTCGAAGCCATAGGCGGCAATCCAAGGTCAGGTGGGCGATGGGAGCCAAGCCTGTATGATGGCGGCAATCGGTTTTATGCACTGAAAGATACGAGTGGCATATATCGCTACATAGTGCAGGAGGGCGGTTGCGGGGCTGATACGGCCTTGGTGGAGGTGTTGGTACATGAGGAACCGCCGATAGGCCTGGGGCCGGAGGGGCAACTCGTATCGGTCATTAGCGCTTGTCCGGGCGATACCATTTTATGGGATATTAGCCTGCCTGATGCATTTACCTATTGGTGGTTGGATGGCACGCAAGGCCCGGTAGCTACCATTACGGCAGAGGGGGTTTATGCAGGGGAGGTGGGCGAAACCAATGGCTGTTTTTGGTATACCAAAACCTTTGTAGATTATGTGGAACCGGAACGGACGATAGAGACGATCCGGCGCTGCGAAGGGGAGGTTTTTCTATGGCAAGGTGAGGCTTATACGCAGGACACGGTGTTGTGTGCCCCTATGATAGACAGCCACGGCTGCGAGGGTCAGCACTGTGTGGAAGTGCGCTTTGAATCGCCACAGGAGCAGCAAGAAACGTTGTTTTTCTGCCGAGGGAGCCACCCTGTAGTGGAAGGAGTGGCGATAGGGCGAGACACCAGTTTTTGCTTGCCATTGTCTGGGCCGGATTGTGGCACGATCAGGTGTATTACCGCGTTGTTTAAGCCATTGGCACAGGGATTTGAGCGGGTGGAATTATGTGAGGGCGAAAGTTATTGGTTTGGCAATCAATGGCTGAGCAGTGCAGGAACCTATTCGACGCCGATGATTGCGGCTGATGGTTGCGACAGCATCGCTCATTTGGAGCTGGTGATACATCCCCGCTTCGAACAGACCATCGATACCCTGATTACGACCGGAACCAGCCTCCAGGTAGGCGACATGTCATTCGAAGAAGCGGGCGCTTATAGCATTGGCTTATCGACGGTAGCAGGTTGCGATAGCCTGGTTTACCTGCAATTAGCTGTTCAATCCACTCAATATTATGCGCCGGGATTGATACGCCCCAATGGCAGTGGTTGGGGACAAGTTTTTACCATTTATACCCGTCATCAACAGCCAGCGACGATCCGACGATTGACTATTTTCAATACCTGGGGACAGCCGCTTTTTGAAAAGGAAAACCTGGCGGCAGGATCGGAAAGTCAAGCTTGGAAGGGGACCAATAATGGCCATGCGAAGGTGCCTGCTGGCGTCTATTTTTACCAGGCGGAGGTAGAGGATATTGCGGGCAAACGAGAAATGTTGAAGGGCAAGGTGGTGGTGGTGTATTGA